One part of the Mariniflexile litorale genome encodes these proteins:
- a CDS encoding DUF4290 domain-containing protein, translating into MIEDLEYNTEREHLIIPEYGRHMQKMINYAKTLETKEERNKVAKAIISVMGNMQPHLRDVPDFQHKLWDQLFIMANFELDVDSPYEKPTKELLEEHPEPLEYPQNFPKYRFYGNNIKTMIDVANTWEDGDLKEALTYTIANHMKKCFLNWNKDTVEDDVIYQHLYELSEGKINLKNSDEDLSDATSLLRTKTKFASNNTTKKGAYNKKGASNHKRKRF; encoded by the coding sequence ATAATAGAAGATTTAGAATACAACACAGAGCGTGAACATTTAATCATACCCGAATACGGGCGTCACATGCAGAAAATGATTAATTACGCAAAAACCCTTGAAACTAAAGAAGAACGCAATAAAGTTGCTAAAGCCATTATTTCGGTAATGGGTAATATGCAACCGCATTTAAGAGATGTCCCCGATTTTCAGCATAAATTATGGGATCAGCTTTTTATAATGGCCAATTTTGAATTGGATGTGGATTCACCATACGAAAAGCCTACTAAAGAACTTTTAGAAGAGCATCCAGAACCTTTAGAATATCCACAAAATTTCCCCAAATACCGTTTTTACGGAAACAATATTAAAACCATGATAGATGTTGCTAATACATGGGAAGATGGGGATCTAAAAGAAGCATTGACTTATACTATTGCAAATCACATGAAAAAGTGTTTTTTGAATTGGAATAAAGACACGGTGGAAGATGATGTGATTTATCAGCATTTGTATGAGCTTTCAGAAGGTAAAATAAATTTGAAAAATTCAGATGAAGATTTATCCGATGCTACAAGTTTACTGCGCACCAAAACTAAATTTGCTTCGAACAATACAACCAAAAAAGGCGCTTATAACAAAAAAGGCGCTTCAAATCATAAAAGAAAACGCTTCTAA
- a CDS encoding deoxyribodipyrimidine photo-lyase gives MKQAINIFWFRRDLRLDDNHGLFEALSGNQPVLPIFIFDTEILDKLPKEDARVTFIYESLQNIRKTLQNKYSSSLAMYHGKPLNIFKQLIETYAVETVYTNHDYEPYAKARDVEIKTFLTENDIAFKTFKDQVIFEKNQVVKADGTPYMVYTPYMKTWKSNFKQNDLEIFDTKPLLNKLIKNKDLPNLSLLDMGFTMSNQKIPDYTVTPNLIQNYEATRNFPAKDTTSRLGPHLRFGTVSIRKMMQKAITEPNEIFWQELIWREFFMMILWHFPHTITESFKPQYDRIVWRNNEEEFKLWCKGSTGYPLVDAGMRQLNETGFMHNRVRMLVGSFLCKHLLIDWRWGEAYFAEKLHDYELASNVGNWQWVAGCGVDAAPYFRIFNPTTQIDKFDKNLGYIKQWCPDFQELTYPTPIVDHKFARERCLQVYKAALQ, from the coding sequence ATGAAACAAGCCATTAACATATTTTGGTTTCGTCGTGATTTACGATTAGACGATAACCACGGATTATTTGAAGCTTTAAGTGGAAACCAACCAGTACTACCCATTTTTATTTTTGATACAGAGATTTTAGACAAGCTTCCAAAAGAGGATGCACGGGTAACATTTATTTATGAATCATTACAAAATATTAGAAAAACACTACAAAATAAATATAGTAGCAGTCTTGCCATGTATCATGGAAAACCGTTAAATATTTTTAAACAACTAATTGAAACGTATGCTGTTGAAACTGTATATACCAATCATGATTATGAACCGTATGCTAAAGCACGTGATGTTGAAATTAAGACTTTTTTAACTGAAAATGATATCGCATTTAAAACCTTTAAAGACCAAGTTATATTTGAAAAGAACCAAGTTGTTAAAGCTGATGGCACACCTTATATGGTGTATACACCATATATGAAAACTTGGAAATCAAATTTTAAACAGAATGATTTAGAAATATTTGATACCAAACCGCTTCTGAATAAGCTCATTAAAAATAAAGATTTACCCAATTTGAGTTTGTTGGATATGGGTTTTACAATGTCCAATCAAAAAATACCTGATTATACCGTTACCCCAAACCTAATACAAAATTACGAAGCCACTCGAAATTTTCCGGCAAAAGACACGACATCTAGATTAGGTCCTCATTTACGTTTTGGAACTGTAAGTATTCGTAAAATGATGCAAAAAGCCATTACCGAACCAAATGAAATATTTTGGCAAGAACTTATTTGGCGCGAGTTTTTTATGATGATACTTTGGCACTTTCCACATACAATAACAGAAAGTTTTAAACCTCAATACGACAGAATAGTATGGAGAAATAATGAAGAAGAATTTAAATTATGGTGTAAAGGTAGCACTGGATACCCATTAGTAGATGCTGGTATGCGACAACTCAATGAAACAGGTTTTATGCATAACCGTGTACGTATGTTGGTTGGTAGTTTTTTATGCAAACATTTACTTATTGATTGGCGTTGGGGTGAAGCTTATTTTGCCGAAAAATTACACGATTATGAGCTTGCAAGCAATGTTGGTAATTGGCAATGGGTTGCTGGTTGTGGTGTAGATGCAGCGCCCTACTTTAGAATTTTTAATCCAACTACACAAATAGATAAGTTTGATAAAAACTTAGGATATATTAAACAATGGTGTCCCGATTTTCAAGAGTTAACATACCCAACACCAATAGTTGATCATAAATTTGCTAGAGAACGGTGTTTACAGGTTTATAAAGCGGCTTTACAATAA
- a CDS encoding ATP-binding protein, producing the protein MNTRKIVITGGPGTGKSTLINELIKRGHTCLEEISRQVTLDAKKEGIHQLFLTNPLLFSELLLKGRQQQFEAANKLQSDLIFFDRGLPDVLAYMNYIGDTYPQSFIDSCKNAVYDTVFILKPWESIYTSDNERYESFDQALEIHDHLLNTYQQFNYNLIDVPFGTVENRTDYILKALNL; encoded by the coding sequence TTGAACACAAGAAAAATTGTAATAACTGGGGGTCCTGGCACAGGAAAATCGACTTTAATAAACGAATTGATAAAAAGAGGGCATACCTGTCTTGAAGAAATTTCACGTCAAGTAACCTTAGATGCCAAAAAAGAAGGTATTCACCAGCTCTTTTTAACCAACCCCTTATTATTTAGCGAACTGCTTTTAAAAGGTAGACAACAACAATTTGAAGCCGCCAATAAATTACAATCAGATCTTATTTTTTTCGATAGAGGCCTCCCCGATGTTCTTGCCTATATGAATTATATTGGAGATACCTATCCGCAATCGTTTATAGATAGCTGTAAAAATGCGGTGTACGACACCGTTTTTATTTTAAAACCTTGGGAAAGCATTTACACCAGCGACAACGAACGCTACGAAAGTTTTGATCAAGCCTTAGAAATTCACGACCATTTGCTTAATACCTATCAACAGTTTAATTACAATCTAATTGACGTGCCTTTTGGCACCGTAGAAAACCGAACCGATTACATTTTAAAAGCGTTGAACCTATAA
- the fmt gene encoding methionyl-tRNA formyltransferase, translating into MRDLRIVFMGTPDFAVNTLKTLVAANYNIVGVITAPDKPAGRGQKLNESAVKQYAVSQNLTVLQPTNLKNDAFLNDLKSLNANLQIVVAFRMLPKTVWQIPKYGTFNLHASLLPNYRGAAPINWAIINGETKSGVSTFFIDEKIDTGDMILQESIDINPEENAGNLHDKLMHLGSQLVLKTVALIQQGSVKTIPQTESSDIKTAYKLDRDNCKIDWNDSLENIYNLIRGLSPYPAAWSTLINGDDSLDVKIYAADKEFEIHNQSNGTIISTKKELKVAVSNGYIIIKEIKLPGKRNMDVKSLLNGYDFQAHAKMR; encoded by the coding sequence ATGAGAGATTTAAGAATTGTATTTATGGGTACGCCCGATTTTGCCGTAAACACATTAAAAACATTAGTAGCGGCCAATTATAATATTGTGGGGGTTATTACAGCACCCGATAAACCTGCGGGACGCGGACAAAAACTAAACGAAAGTGCCGTAAAACAATATGCTGTTTCTCAAAATTTGACTGTATTACAACCTACTAACTTAAAAAATGATGCTTTTTTAAATGATTTAAAGTCACTTAACGCAAATCTTCAAATTGTTGTCGCTTTTAGAATGTTACCAAAAACTGTTTGGCAAATACCCAAATATGGTACTTTTAATTTACATGCTTCCTTACTACCAAACTACCGTGGAGCAGCACCTATTAATTGGGCTATTATTAATGGTGAAACAAAATCGGGTGTTTCAACCTTTTTTATTGATGAAAAAATTGACACAGGCGATATGATTCTTCAAGAGTCTATTGATATAAACCCAGAAGAAAATGCAGGCAATTTACACGATAAATTAATGCACTTAGGTAGTCAATTGGTCTTAAAAACAGTTGCATTAATACAACAAGGTTCGGTTAAAACCATTCCTCAAACAGAATCGTCTGATATAAAAACCGCTTATAAATTAGATAGAGACAACTGTAAAATAGATTGGAATGATTCTTTAGAAAATATTTATAACTTAATTCGTGGACTAAGTCCTTATCCTGCGGCTTGGAGTACTCTCATTAATGGTGATGATAGCTTAGATGTAAAAATTTATGCTGCAGACAAAGAATTTGAGATACATAACCAAAGTAATGGAACGATTATTTCTACAAAAAAAGAATTAAAAGTTGCTGTATCAAATGGTTATATTATTATTAAAGAAATTAAGCTCCCAGGAAAGCGTAACATGGATGTGAAATCGCTTTTAAATGGTTATGATTTTCAAGCCCATGCGAAAATGCGCTAA
- the murA gene encoding UDP-N-acetylglucosamine 1-carboxyvinyltransferase, whose product MGTFKIEGGHQLKGSIQPQGAKNEALQILCAVLLTPELVTINNIPDIVDVNKLINLLRKLGVKIEKLAHGTYTFQADDVNLKYLESDEFKVDGRGLRGSIMIVGPLLARFGRGYIPKPGGDKIGRRRLDTHFEGLINLGATFRYSKEEQFYGVEAKRLKGAYMLLEEASVTGTANIVMAAVLAEGRTTIYNAACEPYLQQLCKMLNRMGAKISGVGSNLLIIDGVDALGGTEHTMLPDMIEIGSWIGLAAMTKSELTITNVSWDDLGVIPAVFRKLGITVEKRGDDIHIPAHNDGYEIQSFIDGSILTISDAPWPGFTPDLLSIILVVATQARGSVLIHQKMFESRLFFVDKLIDMGAKIILCDPHRATVIGHDFKSTLKATNMTSPDIRAGVSLLIAALSAKGTSTIQNIEQIDRGYERIDERLRAIGARIERL is encoded by the coding sequence ATGGGAACATTTAAAATTGAAGGTGGTCACCAATTAAAAGGTAGCATACAACCACAAGGTGCAAAAAATGAGGCATTACAAATTTTATGTGCGGTTTTATTAACACCAGAATTGGTTACTATTAATAATATCCCAGACATTGTAGATGTTAATAAGCTGATTAACTTACTAAGAAAATTAGGTGTTAAAATAGAAAAATTAGCACATGGTACATATACGTTTCAAGCGGATGATGTTAATTTAAAATACTTAGAATCGGACGAATTTAAAGTTGATGGTCGCGGTTTACGTGGGTCTATTATGATTGTAGGTCCGTTATTAGCTCGCTTTGGAAGAGGTTATATTCCTAAACCTGGCGGTGATAAAATTGGTCGTCGTAGGTTAGATACTCATTTTGAAGGTCTTATTAATTTAGGTGCTACATTTAGATACAGTAAAGAAGAACAGTTTTATGGTGTAGAAGCTAAAAGACTCAAAGGAGCTTATATGCTGCTAGAAGAAGCTTCGGTAACTGGAACTGCCAATATCGTAATGGCTGCTGTATTAGCAGAAGGCCGTACAACTATTTATAATGCTGCTTGCGAGCCGTATTTACAACAATTATGTAAAATGTTAAACCGCATGGGCGCCAAAATTAGTGGTGTAGGCTCTAATTTATTAATTATTGATGGTGTTGATGCTTTAGGAGGTACCGAGCATACCATGTTACCCGATATGATTGAAATTGGTAGCTGGATCGGTCTAGCTGCTATGACTAAAAGTGAACTTACCATTACGAATGTTTCTTGGGACGATCTAGGAGTAATACCTGCAGTTTTTAGAAAATTAGGGATTACGGTTGAAAAACGTGGCGATGATATTCATATACCTGCACATAACGATGGTTATGAAATACAAAGTTTTATTGATGGTTCTATTTTAACTATTTCTGATGCACCTTGGCCAGGATTTACGCCCGATTTATTAAGTATTATTTTGGTTGTAGCCACACAAGCTAGAGGTAGTGTACTTATTCATCAAAAAATGTTTGAAAGTCGCTTGTTTTTCGTTGATAAATTGATTGATATGGGGGCTAAAATTATTCTTTGTGACCCGCACCGTGCCACTGTAATTGGGCATGATTTTAAATCAACTTTAAAAGCCACTAACATGACGTCTCCAGATATTCGTGCGGGTGTGTCCTTACTTATTGCAGCTTTATCTGCCAAAGGTACATCGACGATTCAAAACATAGAACAGATTGATAGAGGATACGAGCGTATTGACGAACGTTTACGCGCTATTGGAGCTAGAATTGAGCGTCTTTAG
- a CDS encoding SRPBCC family protein has product MKIYTLHKKQNLPITLQQAWDFLSNPKNLKVITPDYMGFHILSGADRPMFAGQIIQYIVTPVLGIKTKWVTEITHVNNKHYFVDEQRFGPYALWHHKHFIKEIDGGVEMEDIIDYKVPFGFLGQLVHPILVKPKLEEIFNYRTKKLEALFGKY; this is encoded by the coding sequence ATGAAAATATATACGCTTCATAAAAAACAAAATTTACCTATAACGTTACAACAAGCTTGGGACTTTTTATCGAACCCTAAAAATTTGAAAGTAATAACGCCAGATTATATGGGTTTTCATATTTTGTCTGGAGCTGATAGACCTATGTTTGCAGGTCAAATCATTCAGTATATAGTCACACCTGTTTTGGGTATTAAAACAAAATGGGTTACTGAAATAACTCATGTTAATAACAAACATTACTTTGTAGACGAACAACGCTTTGGCCCCTATGCACTATGGCATCACAAACATTTTATAAAAGAAATTGATGGCGGCGTAGAAATGGAAGATATAATTGATTATAAAGTCCCTTTTGGTTTTCTTGGGCAACTAGTCCACCCTATTTTAGTAAAACCTAAATTGGAAGAAATATTCAATTACAGAACTAAAAAGTTAGAAGCATTATTTGGAAAATATTAG
- a CDS encoding RecQ family ATP-dependent DNA helicase, giving the protein MEQPINILERYWNFTEFRPEQEAIINAVIKGEDTFVLLPTGGGKSLCFQIPALAKEGICVVISPLIALMKDQVQQLNDKGIKAMALTSGITYSQLDTLLDNCIYGNYKFLYLSPERLQQELVQERIKQMHVNLIAVDEAHCISQWGSDFRPAYKNIVLLRQLQPTINVVALTASATPEVVDDIIKELDFIQPKVFKQSFYRPNLGYMVYHENDKYYRIETILKKYKASSIIYVRNRKSTLEVSSFLNSKSILATYYHGGLTNVEKDTNMTLWLQNQKQVMVATNAFGMGIDKPDVKTVIHLNLPESIESYFQEAGRVGRNGDKAFAVILKNNSDEVSVKNQFLSVLPTVDFVKQVYRKLCSYFQISYGEGEYVTSDFDFNSFCKTYSFNSVLSYNALLLLDRNSVITLSKQFKNKVSAQFIISSGSLFNYLESHSNFNLIVKSILRMYGGIFDQNTKIDLVKIAEKASTNENEVTKTLLQLEKDEIITLNLAKTDAQVTFIEPREDDKTINRIASIIEQQNELKQFQVKEMLKYIENESVCKSMQLLAYFGEKDAKPCGICSVCTNTKKTIKPPDLTIIRKQVIELLETGDKSSRNMVAALNCSETDLKTVLKLLLEHHIISITPRNTYKLSHL; this is encoded by the coding sequence ATGGAACAACCCATAAACATATTAGAACGCTATTGGAATTTTACCGAATTCCGCCCCGAGCAAGAAGCCATCATCAATGCGGTTATTAAAGGGGAAGATACGTTTGTACTGCTTCCCACCGGTGGTGGAAAATCGCTATGTTTTCAAATACCTGCTTTAGCCAAAGAAGGTATTTGTGTGGTTATTTCTCCATTGATAGCCTTAATGAAAGACCAAGTACAGCAGCTTAATGATAAAGGTATCAAAGCCATGGCACTTACAAGTGGCATCACGTACAGCCAATTAGATACGCTTTTAGATAATTGTATTTATGGTAATTATAAGTTTTTATATCTGTCGCCCGAACGTTTACAACAAGAACTTGTGCAAGAACGCATCAAGCAAATGCATGTGAATTTAATTGCGGTAGATGAAGCACATTGTATTTCACAATGGGGTAGTGATTTTAGACCTGCATATAAAAATATCGTTTTACTGCGCCAATTACAACCCACCATTAATGTCGTGGCCTTAACAGCATCCGCAACTCCTGAAGTGGTAGACGATATTATTAAAGAACTTGATTTTATTCAACCCAAAGTATTTAAACAGTCGTTTTACAGACCTAATTTAGGGTATATGGTATATCATGAAAATGATAAATACTATCGTATTGAAACCATTTTAAAAAAATATAAAGCATCTTCTATTATTTACGTTCGAAACAGAAAATCCACTTTAGAAGTTAGTTCCTTTTTAAATTCTAAAAGCATTTTAGCAACTTATTATCATGGTGGTTTAACCAATGTAGAAAAAGACACAAACATGACGCTTTGGCTACAAAACCAAAAACAAGTGATGGTGGCCACAAACGCATTTGGAATGGGTATTGACAAGCCCGATGTTAAAACGGTTATCCATCTAAATTTACCTGAAAGTATTGAAAGTTATTTTCAAGAAGCGGGTCGTGTAGGACGTAATGGAGACAAAGCTTTTGCTGTTATTTTAAAAAATAATAGTGACGAAGTCTCTGTTAAAAATCAGTTTTTGAGTGTTTTACCAACTGTAGATTTTGTAAAGCAAGTCTACAGAAAACTATGTAGTTATTTTCAAATATCATACGGTGAAGGTGAATATGTTACATCTGATTTTGATTTTAATTCTTTTTGTAAAACCTACAGCTTTAATTCAGTTTTATCATATAATGCCTTATTATTATTAGATAGAAATAGTGTAATTACGCTTTCAAAACAATTCAAAAATAAAGTATCGGCGCAATTTATAATATCGAGTGGGTCGCTTTTTAATTATTTAGAAAGTCATTCAAATTTTAACCTAATAGTTAAATCAATCTTAAGAATGTATGGTGGTATTTTCGACCAGAATACAAAAATAGATCTCGTTAAAATTGCAGAAAAAGCATCTACAAACGAAAATGAAGTAACAAAAACACTGCTTCAATTGGAAAAAGACGAAATCATCACCTTAAATTTAGCAAAAACGGATGCACAAGTTACTTTTATCGAGCCACGTGAAGATGATAAAACCATCAACCGCATTGCATCTATCATAGAACAACAAAACGAATTAAAGCAGTTTCAAGTAAAAGAGATGCTTAAGTATATTGAAAACGAATCGGTATGTAAAAGCATGCAACTACTCGCCTATTTTGGCGAGAAAGATGCTAAACCCTGCGGCATTTGTTCCGTATGTACAAATACTAAAAAAACAATAAAACCACCAGACCTAACTATCATTAGAAAACAGGTGATAGAGTTGTTGGAAACAGGCGACAAATCTTCAAGAAACATGGTTGCAGCCTTAAACTGCTCGGAAACCGATTTAAAAACAGTTTTAAAATTACTTTTAGAACACCATATTATTTCTATAACACCAAGAAACACATATAAATTAAGTCATTTGTAA
- a CDS encoding YqgE/AlgH family protein yields MVTTTPKKGNLLIAEPTIIGDISFNRSIILLADHSPDGSIGFILNKPLDYTINDLVPEVEATFKVYNGGPVEQDNLYFIHKVPHLVPNSIEISLGIYWGGDFSNVAELIAKQIINENDIKFFLGYSGWDASQLENELKSNSWLVTENIYKNQILEKDYETFWKEKMLEFGDEYSIWSNAPENPNYN; encoded by the coding sequence ATGGTAACAACAACACCAAAAAAAGGTAATTTGTTAATCGCCGAACCTACCATTATTGGTGATATTTCTTTTAACCGATCTATTATTTTACTAGCGGATCATTCACCCGACGGCTCCATAGGTTTTATATTAAACAAACCGCTAGACTACACCATTAACGACTTGGTTCCAGAAGTAGAAGCTACTTTTAAAGTGTATAATGGCGGTCCTGTTGAACAGGATAATTTATACTTTATCCATAAAGTGCCACATTTAGTTCCTAATAGTATTGAAATTTCTTTGGGTATTTATTGGGGAGGTGATTTTAGTAATGTTGCAGAACTTATTGCTAAACAAATTATAAATGAAAACGATATTAAATTCTTTTTGGGATACTCTGGATGGGATGCTAGTCAGTTAGAAAATGAATTAAAATCTAATTCGTGGTTAGTAACCGAGAATATTTATAAAAATCAAATTCTTGAAAAGGACTATGAAACGTTTTGGAAAGAAAAAATGTTAGAATTCGGAGACGAGTATAGCATTTGGAGTAACGCACCAGAAAACCCTAACTATAATTAG
- a CDS encoding DUF493 family protein yields the protein MSTPPNSDEFYEKLKTQLYDTTTWPSEYLYKFIVKSNSSSIAKVESIFDNMGAVIQTTESKNGKYTSISIHVLLKNPETVIEKYKEVAEKVEGVISL from the coding sequence ATGAGTACACCTCCAAATTCGGATGAATTTTACGAAAAGTTAAAAACACAATTGTACGATACCACTACTTGGCCTTCGGAGTATTTGTATAAATTTATTGTTAAGTCCAACTCATCTAGCATCGCTAAAGTAGAATCTATATTTGATAATATGGGGGCTGTAATACAAACGACAGAATCTAAAAACGGTAAATATACTAGCATTTCTATACATGTTTTGTTGAAAAACCCCGAAACGGTTATAGAAAAGTACAAAGAAGTGGCAGAAAAAGTGGAAGGCGTCATAAGTCTTTAG
- a CDS encoding aminotransferase class IV, whose protein sequence is MTNFNGTITTEEQLISINNRGYAYGDALFETIKSSHGKLFFWEDHYFRLMASMRIMRMEIPMSFTMEFLEEQIQNTLKANNLNNASARVKLMVHRNEGGLYLPTTNDVSFMISVKQIDNDFYVFKNDFYEVDLFKDYYVSPSLLSTLKTNNKALNTVGSIYAKENNLSNCLILNTNKHVIEALNGNIFVVKGNIIKTPPIIDGCLKGIMRKQITEVLKTLPEYEFIEESVSPFELQKADEIFITNVIVGIQPVTKYRKKLFNADISKIILQKLNVKLRLS, encoded by the coding sequence ATGACGAATTTTAACGGAACTATCACAACAGAAGAGCAATTAATATCAATAAACAATCGAGGATATGCTTATGGCGATGCTCTTTTTGAAACCATAAAATCATCACACGGCAAATTGTTTTTTTGGGAAGATCATTATTTTAGACTTATGGCTTCTATGCGTATTATGCGTATGGAAATCCCGATGAGCTTTACTATGGAATTCCTTGAAGAACAAATTCAAAACACATTAAAAGCTAACAATTTAAACAATGCTTCGGCGAGAGTTAAATTAATGGTACATAGAAATGAAGGAGGACTTTATTTGCCAACTACGAATGATGTGAGTTTTATGATATCTGTAAAACAAATTGATAATGATTTTTATGTCTTTAAAAATGATTTTTATGAAGTGGATTTGTTTAAAGATTATTATGTATCCCCCAGTTTATTATCTACTTTAAAAACTAATAATAAGGCTCTTAATACAGTTGGAAGTATTTATGCTAAAGAAAATAATTTATCCAATTGTTTAATTTTAAATACCAACAAGCATGTTATAGAAGCATTAAATGGTAATATTTTTGTTGTTAAGGGAAATATAATAAAAACACCACCTATTATTGATGGTTGTTTAAAAGGTATTATGCGTAAACAAATTACAGAAGTTTTAAAAACTTTGCCAGAGTATGAATTTATTGAAGAATCAGTCTCTCCTTTCGAACTTCAAAAAGCCGATGAAATTTTTATTACCAACGTTATTGTAGGTATTCAACCTGTAACTAAATATCGTAAGAAGCTGTTTAATGCAGATATATCAAAAATTATTCTACAAAAATTGAATGTAAAATTACGCTTAAGCTAA
- a CDS encoding HU family DNA-binding protein, with amino-acid sequence MNKTDLIDAMAEHAGITKAAAKKALEGALSEIEGALKKGNRVSLVGFGSWSVSKRAAREGRNPQTGATIKIKAKKVVKFKAGSDLSNAVN; translated from the coding sequence ATGAACAAAACAGATTTAATCGATGCAATGGCAGAACACGCTGGAATTACTAAAGCAGCTGCAAAAAAAGCATTAGAAGGTGCCCTTAGCGAAATTGAAGGTGCTTTGAAAAAAGGTAACCGCGTTTCTTTAGTAGGATTTGGCTCTTGGTCAGTTTCTAAAAGAGCTGCAAGAGAAGGTAGAAACCCACAAACTGGAGCTACCATCAAAATTAAAGCTAAAAAAGTTGTTAAGTTTAAAGCTGGATCAGATTTATCAAACGCTGTAAACTAA